Genomic segment of Streptomyces longhuiensis:
TTCTGCTCGCCGAGCCCGGCGCGCAGCACGTCCAGGTCGCGGGCGTTGTTGAGCGTCGTGTAGTGCCGCAGCGCGTCCCCGGCGTTCTTCGCGCAGCCCCGCGCGTAGGCCTTGGCCTGAGCGATCCGCTCCAGCTTGTACGAGGCGGAGGGCTGGGTCGGCGCCTGGGTGGGGGCCTTCGTGAACCGCTTGGGGTCCTCGCAGGACAGCGGGGCCGAGCGGCCCACCCCGCGCGGGGCGTAGCCGACGAGGTCGTACGCGGAGGCGATGCGCTTCCACTCCGGCATCAGGGCGACGAGCGGGAAGTACATGCCGGACGCGCCGGGTCCGCCGGGGTTGAAGACGAGGGAGCCCTGCCTGCGGACCGCCCTGCCGCCCTTCGGCGCCGTGGTGCCGGTGGCCTTCATCCGGCTGACGGTGAGTTTGATCTGCTTGCCGTCGGGGTGGGCGTAGTCGAGGGGGACGGAGACGGTGCCGCACTTGATGTGGGCCGGGAGGTGCTCCGCGGCGGCGCAGGTGCCGAAGGTGATGCCGGTGGCCGCGGCGCGGGCGGCGGCCACGGCCGTGCCGCGCAGTTCGGTCGTGTCGGGCGGGGCCTGGGTGTCGGCGCGGCCAGGGGCGGCGACGAGGGCGGTCAGGACCAGGGATCCGGCGGCCGCGTAGACGGCGGGGGCTGCTCTCATCGCTCTTGTGGGTCCCTTTCGTCCGGCCCTCGTACGGCCGTTTCGCGCGGCCTCTCGGGGCTGTCACCCGTCTGCCGGGAGCAGACGCGAACAAAGGGGATACTTCGTGCGGCAGTTGACGAAGTAAAGCACCGGCCCGCCGGTGTCGGCTCAATGACCCCGTTGCGCCGTCCCGAAGGCCTCACGCAGAGCCGGGTCGGACACCGCGCGGACGCCGTGCACGGCGACGGCGGTCAGCAGGGCGGCCTCACCGACTCCGTCGCGTACGCCCCTCGGCAGGGCGCCGATCAGCCGCTGCCCCGTGGGGGAGGCCCAGCGCGTGTAGGGGTGGACCTCGAAGCGGGCGATCGCCAGACAGGACAGCGTGAGGATGAGGGGCAGCGCGAACCACGCGGCGACCAGCACGCCGTCGCCCGGTTCCCCGCCCGGCATCGTGAGCGACACGCCGGCCAGGACCACGACCGCGAGCGCGGCGGCCCGCACCTGGCGGACCGCGCCCGCGACCCCGCCGCGCGCCCCGTCAGGGACGGCGAGGCCCGCCGCGACGAGCCGGTCGGCCAGCGTCCGTACCGCGTCCGCGGCCGCCGTCGCCCGGCGCACCGCCCCTATCCGGGACTGTCCGTCCGGCCCGATGGCGCCGATCACCGAGCGCTCGATGTCGTCGCCGCCGACCGGGTCGACCACGGTGGCCCAGCCGGTGTGCGCGAGCAGCAGCCGCCGGCTGCGCGCCATCGACACGAGGGTCAGATCGGCGACCCGGAACGGGCCGCCCGACAGGAACGCGGCCTCGTACAGCGTCAGCTCGTGCGCCCCGCCCCCGGCCGGCTCGCTGTGTGCGGCGTGTGCCGCGGCGAGGCAGAGGCGCGCGCAGGACAGAAAGGCCGCGGCGCAGGCCATGAGCAGGAACAGAAGCCAGAACATGGCGTTTTTCTATGTCACCTGTTCGGGCGGCGCCACGGGTTGTTCACCATATGGACAGAGCGTTGTCTGCATGTGACGTTCCGTTTCCCTCGCCTCCCCCTGTCGTGTCAGGGCTTGGGCCGGGAGGCCGCAGGGGGCAGCGGGAAGGAGGGGGACGGGGTGAGGGGCGTCGGGGGAGCCGGGGACGCCACCGGGCCCGGCGGGGCGGGGGAGCGGGTCTCCGGTGGCGTACTCGCGCCGGCGGCGTCCCGCGCGAGGGCGTCGAAGTCGACCAGGCCCGTGGACTCCAGGACCTTGATGTGGTCGAGGACGGTCTTGTTCGCGTCGTCCGCCAGGTCCCGTACGAGCGAGTTGCGTGTCGTCGCGCGGACCTGGGCGACCAGTGAGAAGACCTTCCCGTGGGCCCGGCGCAGGATGTTGGCGAACTTCCGCTCGTAGTCGTCGCCGTGCGCCGCGCTCAGCTCGGACAGCCAGTGCTGCTGCTGGCTGTTGGGCTGGTTGGGGAGTTCGAGGCCGAGCCGCGCGGCGACCTCGCGCACGCGCGCGTCCAGGAAGGTGTGCCCCTCGACGAGGTGCTCACCCGCGGTCCGCACCGCCGTGCCGGTCCCTCTCGCCTCGGCCTGCTGGCCCGCGGGCAGCTCCCACAGGCCCGCGAGTCGCACCTTCGTGACGAACTCGCGGTCCAGGGCCGACAGGGGGCCGAATCTGGTCGACACGGTCCCCTCGTCGAGCAGGTCCACGCCCGTGCCGGAGCGGTCGGCGTACGACCAGACCGGGAACACGAGAGCCGCGAGCGTGGTGACGAGCCCGGCGACGATGAGTCCGGTGCCGTTGACGAATCGGGTGCGCATGGTGCCTCCTGGTGCGGCACCGCACGCTAGTCCGCTCCACGGACGTGGGCTCGGGTAACCCTGGGAATACGTCAACTGCGGTACGGGCGCGAGGTGGTGGCGCTCAGGCCGACCGGAGAGCCGGACGGCCCCGGTGCAGGGCGGACCGCGCCGCGCGCGCCAGACGTGCCCCCGGGCGCGCGGCCGGCGGGGTGGGCCCCGACCGCTCCCGCCACCACCGCTCCAGCTCCCGCCGCGCCCCCGCGTCCCCGGGCCCGCCGGAGTCGAGCAGATGCTCGGCGAAGTCGAGGGCGTCCCGGCGGTAGCCACCCGTCATGGGCCGGCACTGCGCGTACGACAGGAACGCCGGGCGGTACGCGGCCGGGCCGAGGATCTCCGGCAGTTCGGGTGCCACCTTCGCCACGACGTCCGCCCGCTTGGCGCACAGCGCCCGGCTCTGGACCTTGAGCCGCACCCGGTCGAACCCTTCCGGTGCGGGCGTCCCCGCGACGAGGGCGGACAGGAGCGCGGCCTGCGCGAGCGCGAGCCGCTGACGGGCGGGGTCGGTGCCCTGCGGAGCGCCGGCGTCCCGCGAGGCCGTGTCCGAGGAGGGCCGCACGGTGCGCCCCTCGGCGGGCGCGGTCGTCAACGTCCCCCTGATCTCGTCGAGTTCACGCTCCAGCTCCTGCGGCGCCGGGAAGTTCTCGTCGCGCTCCAGGAGGACTCCGGGCGGCGAGACCCGGGACGCCAGGTCCGCGAGGATGTCGAGGACGGGGCGCGGCACGGGGTGCGCGTGGCTGTCGTGCCACACGCCGTCGCGCTCGAAGCCCCCCGCCACATGCACGTACGCGATGGCCTCGACCGGCAGTTCACCGAGCGCCTTCGCCGGGTCCTCGCCGCGGTTGACGTGGTTCGTGTGCAGGTTCGCCACGTCGATCAGGAGGTGCACGCCGGTGCGCTCCACCAGCTCGTAGAGGAACTGACCCTCCGTCATCTCCTCGCCGGGCCAGGAGAAAAGGGCCGCGATGTTCTCCACGGCGAGGGGGACGGGGAGCGCGTCCTGGGCGATGCGGATGTTCTCGCAGAGCACGTCGAGGGCGTCCCTGGTGCGCGGGACCGGCAGCAGATGGCCGGCCTCCAGCGGCTGCGACGCCGTGAGCGCGCCGCCCGCCCGTACGAACGCGATGTGCTCGGTGACGAGCGGGGAACCGAGGGTCTCGGCGCGGGCCGCGAGGTCGGCGAGCCTGCCCTCGTCGGGCCGGTCGGCGCCGCCGAGGCCGAGCGAGACGCCGTGCGGCACGACGGTGACGCCGCGCTCGCGCAGCCGCAGCAGGGAGTCGGGGACGTGCCCGGGGCACACGTTCTCCGCGACGGCCTCGACCCAGTCGATGCCGGGCATCGCCTCCACGGCCTCCGCGATCTCCGGACGCCAGCCGATGCCCGTACCCAGACGCTCGATCCGCTGCATGGTTCCCCTCCTCCACCCCGGCCGTGTGCCGTGCGATGCCGGTGTCATGACCCCGGTGGACACCGCCGAACCCAGGAGGGGGGACGTTCAGAGGTTCATTTGAGGTTCCGTGCGACGCCTGCGCGCAGGGCCGGGCGCCCGGCGCCGCGGCCTTGCCGCCTCACCCCGGTGGAATCGGCCACGGCGCTCTTCGCGTGTCTCCGTGAGGCCACGAGGGCGGGAGGGCCTCGCGGGCCCGAGCGGAGCCACGCCGCTGCCGGAATTGCGAGGTACGTCAGGGCATGGGTTCCCTCCCGCTGCACCATCCACTGTGTGGAATTCGTGAACTACCTGTTCCGACACGTGCGCATCGTGTGCAGGTAGAACACGTCCCTCTTCATCGAACCGACTTTCGGGCTGGCGTAAACATGCCTTGCTCCCGTCACCCCCAACTCCCCAAGGTGGGTGGGCACTTGAGCATCAGGAGTCACAAGCACGCGTGCTTGACCCGGGCGGCCGTCCGTCCGGGGCATCGACGGGGGAAACTGATACGGGGTGTGCGGACCGGCGCGGCATGACGCGTCCGGAGACCGCCGCGCGCCCCCTTTTGCCACACCTCCCCCTCTGTCGCCTCTTGGTGCCTTTCACCCGGTGCCCGAGAAGGGATAGGAGGGGGAATGCCGACGAATGCCGTGAGTGCCGCGAGGCCGACTTACCCGGGCGTCTACGTCGAAGAGCTTCCCAGCACCACCCGCGCCATCTCCGCCGTGACCACTTCGGTGACCGCGTTCGTGGGGCACACCCGGCGCGGCCCGCTGAACGAGCCGGTGCGCGTCAGCGGATTCGCCGAGTTCGAGCGGCGCTTCGGAGGGCTGAGCGCGCAGAGCCCGCTCGCCTACGCGGTGCACCAGTTCTTCGGCAACGGCGGCTCCGTCGCCGTGATCGTCCGGGTCGCCAAGGCGGGCAGCGGCAAGACCGCCTGCGTCGTCCTGGAGTCCACCGACGGCCGCAGCGAGAGCCAGGTGCTCGAGGTCCACGCCAAGGAACCCGGCGTGTGGGGCAACAGCCTGCGGGTTGCCGTCGACTACGACACGGCGTGCCCCGACGAGACCTTCAACCTGCGGGTCCACGACGCCAGGGGCGACGCCCGCGAGAGCTTCACCGGCCTGTCCATGGATGCCGGCAGCGGAACCTACGCGCCCACCGTGATCAACGCCGGGTCGCGCCTCATCCGCGTCGACGCCGTGGGCGAGGGGCGCCCCGACCCGTCCGGCACCGTCTCCAAGCCGTTCGGCCACGAACTGCCCGATCCGGCCGTCGACGTGACGGTGAAGATCGGTGACGTGGAGCGCGAGTTCACGCTCTACGACGCCGACTGCGACGGCGAGGCCCCTTCCTCCGTGGCCGAGTTGGCCCTGCTTCTGGAGCGCAAGCTGCGGGCGCTGCCCGACGCGCCGGGCCGGCACGCCTTCGCGGGTGTCGAGGTCACCGCGTTCGGCCGGCGCCTCCAGGTCGTCGCGGGCTCCACCGACCCCGAGGACGTCGTCCGCTTCCTGGGCGAGTGCGCCAACGACCTGGGCCTGGAGGCCTCGGTCAACCCGCCGGTGTTCCCGCTGGAGGGCGGCGAGGACGGCGAGGCCCCCGGCCCGCGCGACCTCATCGGCTCGGAGGCCGACAAGACCGGCATCCAGGCGCTGCGCGGGGTGGCCGACGTCAACCTGCTCTCCCTGCCCGAGCTGGCGTCGTACGAGAAGACCGAGGACGCGCTCACCGTCCTGTCCGCCGCTCAGCGGCTGTGCGAGGAGCGGCGGATCTTCCTGCTGGTCGACGCGCCCGCCACGTGGGTGAGCGTGGACTCGGCGCGGGCGGGCCTGTCCGCCTTCGACGCCGTGCGTGGCAACCATGCGGGCCTGTACTTCCCGCACCTGCAGCTCACCGACCCGCTCACCGGGCGGCTGCGCGCCTTCCCGCCGTCCGGCGCGGTCGCCGGCGTCATCGCGCGCACCGACGCCGAGCGCGGTGTCTGGAAGGCTCCGGCCGGTACGGAGGCCCAGCTCGTCGGAGTGCGCTCCCTGACCGTCGATCTGACGGACCGCGAGACAGGACTGCTCAACCCGCTCGGGGTGAACTGCCTGCGCACGTTCCCGCTGGCCGGTCCGCTGGTGTGGGGCGCGCGCACGCTGGAGGGCTCCGACGCCCTCGACAGCGCGTGGAAGTACGTGCCCGTGCGCAGGCTCGCACTGCACGTGGAGGAGAGCCTCCAACGCGGGTTGCAGTGGGTCGTGTTCGAGCCCAACGACGAGAGCCTGTGGCAGCAGATCCGGCTGTCCGCCTCCTCGTACCTGCACACGCTCTTCCGCCAGGGCGCCTTCAAGGGCAGCACCCCGCGGGAGGCGTACTTCGTCAAGTGCGACAGCGAGACCACGACGGACGAGGACGTGGCGAACGGGATCGTCAACGTGCTCGTCGGTATCGCGCCGGTCCGTCCGGCCGAGTTCGTGGTCGTCAAGATCCAGCAGACGTCCGGGCAGTTCGCTCTCTAGCGGCCCGGGATCCAGGGAGAGCTGAAGGAAATCGATGGCTGAGTTCACGGTCAACGCCCATCGCTTCGACCCGTACAAGAACTTCAAGTTCCTGGTCCTGTGGGACGGACGTACGGTCGCCGGCATCAGCAAGATCAGTCCGCTGAAGCGGACCACGGAGGTCGTCAAGCACCGCAACGGCGGTGACCCCTCCTCCCCGCGCAAGTCGCCGGGGCGCTCGGAGTTCGAGGGCATCACCCTCGAACGCGGGGTGACCCACGACCCCGAGTTCGACCGCTGGGCCAACAAGGTCTGGCAGGTCGGCGCGGGCCTCGGCTCGGAGGTGTCCCTCGCGGACTTCCGCAAGGACCTCGTCATCCAGGTCCTCAACGAGGCGGGCCAGGTCGCCGTCTCGCACAAGCTGTACCGGACCTGGCCCAGCGAGTACCAGGTCCTCGGCGAACTGGACGCCAACGCCAACGCGGTGGCCATCCAGTCGCTGAAGCTCGAGTGCGAGGGCTGGGAGCGGGACTACGAGGTGCCCGAGCCGGAGGAACCCTCGTTCCTCAACCCGGCCTGAGCGCTCGCCGGAAGTGCCGCGACGGGTCGTCGTTCGTGTGCGGCTTCGTCGTGGCCGGTCGTCACGGTTCTCCGCGCCCCCGAGGGCGCCGCTGAACCGCCGCGACCCGCTTGGCCGAGGGAATCGGGGTGGACATGGTGAACACCGGGGCGGCCGAACTGCTGGCTGCCTGGGAGGCAGGCCTCGGCGAGGCTCCGGTCGGGCGTGCGCTGCTGCTGCACCGCTCGGCACGACCGGACGTCGGGGCGGAACGGCTGCCGGCACTGCCGGTGGGCCAGCGCGAGGCGGACCTGTTCGCGTTGCGCCGGGCGCTGTTCGGCGAGCGGATGCAGGTGCGCCTGGCGTGCGGGGCGTGCGGGGAGGACATGGAGTTCGACCTGGACGCCGGGGAGCTCGCCGGGTCACTGGGCGGGCGCGGCGAGTCGGCCGTGCGGGTGCAACAGGACGGCTGGGACGTCGAGTTCAGGCTGCCCGGCGTCGCCGACCTGACGGCGGCGGCCCGGGCGGCGGACCCGCGTACGGCACTGCTCGCGCGATGCCTGGTCTCGGCGGTGCACGACGGGACGGCGGTGACGGCGGGGGAGTTGCCCGCGCAGGTGCAGCGCCGGATCGTCGACGCCGTCGAGGCGGCCGACCCCGGCGCCGACCTGGCGCTCAACGTGGCCTGCCCCGAGTGCGGGCGGGCCACCCGGGCCGAGCTCGACATCGCCTCCTACCTGTGGACCGAACTCGACGCCTGGGCGCGGGACGTGCTGCTCGACGTCCATCTGCTCGCCACCGCCTACGGCTGGAGCGAGCCGGAGATCCTGGCGCTCAGCCCGACGCGGCGCCGCTACTACCTGGAGCTGTGTGCGGATGTCTGACTCCGAGGCCCCTGGGGGCTCGCCGGACTGCGCCGACTTCTTCGATCGGCTGCTCGCGCGGCACACCGCCCCGCGGCCGGCCGCGGCGCGGGTACGGCCCCGGCTGCCCGGCCCGTTCGAGCGGGTCGAGGCGGTACGGGCCGCCGCGCCGGCACCGGACGGGGACGCGCTGCTGTGGCCCGCGGCCACGCCGCCGGCCGTCCCGCTGCCGGACGTGCCGTCGCCGACGGTCGTGGCGGCACGGACACACACGGAACGGGAGCGGACCGTCGAACGCACGGAGCGGGCGGCTGAGGCGCAAGGGCCGCGTCCGGCTGCTCCGGCCCGCACCGAGGCGCCGTTGCTGCGTCCCGCCACCTCCGTTGCGCCGGCGCCGCGACCGCTGCCCGACACCGGGCGGCGTGCGGCGGTGCGCGGGGACCGGCAACCGGCACAGACCGCGGCTTCCGTGCCCGTCCCCCCGGGCAGGGACGCCGCTCCCCACGCCGTGCCGGCGGCGCTGCCCCCCAGCGCCGCCGGCCCGGCGGCGACGCGCGACGCCGTACGGCAGGCCGCGGCCCGGCGACCCGCACGCGCCACCGAGCAGGTGGTGCAGGTGCAGATCGGACGGCTCGAAGTGACGGCGGGCGAGGCGCCCGGCGCCGGACGGCCCCGGACGCCCGCCGCGGGGAGAGCCGGGGCCACCTTGAGCCTCGCCGAATACCTGGCGCGGGGGCGCGAGTGAACCGCGAACACGGATCAGTACGACGACCAGCAGGCCGAGAGGAACCGAGGAACTGACGCCATGAGCAACGCACTTGCCCTCGCGCATGTCACCCAGGCCCTCGCCCTGCTGCTCGAGTCCAACCTGGGTCCCGAGATCGACATGGCCGTCAAGGTCGAGCCGCGCAAGCCGCCGGCCGACCCGCCGACCGAGCCCACCATCTCCGTGTTCCTCTACCAGGTCACGCCCGACACCTCGCAGCGCAACAACGACCTGCCGACGCGTGCGGCCGACGGCACGCTGGTCAAGCGGCCCGTCGCGGCACTCGACCTGCACTTCCTGATCACCGCGTACGGCGACGAGACGGAGCTGGTCGGGCAGCGGCTGATCGGTTCCGTGGTGCGCGCGCTGCACGAGATACCGGTCCTGCCGAAGGACATCATCGAACTCGCCGGAGAACGGCCGTACTTGGCGGGCAGCGATCTCGCCGAGTCGGCGCAGCGCGTGCGGTTCACGCCGACGGTCATGGACGTCGACGAGACGTCGAAGCTGTGGGGGATGCTCTACCAGACGCCCTACACCCTGTCGGTGGTCTACCAGGCGGCCCTCGTCCTCATCGACGGCCGGGAGACTCCGGTGGTGGGCAAGCCGGTGAAGCGGCCGGAAGTACGAGTGCTGCCGTTCGGGGCGCCGGGCGCGCCGGTCCCTCCTGGAGCGGAGACCGCTCCTGACGTGACATCGAACGAGCCTTCTCCAGGCGACGTCGTGAAGCAGGAGCCCGAGCCCCCGGCCCGTCCGAGCGCCAAGAAGGCGGCCAAGGCCCCTGCGAAGGCCGTCGCGAAATCCCCGGCCAAGGCCCCGGCGCGCACGCGCAAGACAGCGCCCCGGGCCGCCAAGCCCGCGCAGGAGTGACACGGCATGGAGACGACGGGGGCAGGTGAGGACATGGGGACGTACGAACAGAGCACGGCGGACGCCGGCCCGGGCGGTGCGACGCTGACGGCGGAGATCCGGCGCGTCCTGGCCCGCGTCGACGCGCACGCGGCACGCGTCACGGAGGAGAGCGGCGGTGCCCCCGGTGCCGACCTCGCCACCGCGCCCGGCGGACCCGGCACCGCCCCGCTCGACGCCCTCGTCTCCTGCTTCAGCATCACGCCCTTCGAGCGTGACCTCGTACTCCTCGCCGCCGCCCACGAGTTGGAGCCCACGACCGCCGCCCGATGCGCCGCCGCCTGCGGTGACCCCGAGCGGACGTACCCCACCTTCTCGCTCGCGCTGGCCGCGCTGGCCGAGCCGCACTGGAGCGCCCTGACGCCCGTGGCTCCGCTCAGGCGCTGGCGGATCGTCGAGCTGGACGACGAGTCGCGGCTGACGACCTCCCGGCTGCGCCTCGACGAGCGCATCCTGCACTTCCTGCTGGGCTCGCCCTACCTGGACGCACGGCTGCACGGCCAGTTGCGCCGCACGCCGGCGCCTCAGGAGCTGACGCCGTCGTACGACCTGGCCGCGAGCCGGCTCGCCGAGGGCTGGGCGACGGCGGCGGACTCCGACGCGCCGCTCGTCGAGGTGACCGGCGGGGACCTGCGCAGCCGGGCCGACCTCGCCGCCGCGGCGGCCGCACGCTCGGGACTCGGGCTCTACTCGATGAGCGCCGAGGACGTGCCGTCCGACCCGGCCGAGCGCGACCGGCTCGCCCGGCTGTGGCAGCGTGAGGCGGTTCTGCTGCCCTCGGCGCTGCTCGTCGAGGTGGGCGAACTGGACCGCGACCAACGGGCGGCGACCGAGTCGTTCCTGGCCGGGGCCGCTGTACCGGTGTTGGTGTCCAGCGAGGATCCGCTGCGCTCGGAACGGTCGTACGCGGCCCGGGTGGTCGTACCGCGGCTGGACGACGAGGAGCAGCTCGGACTGTGGACCGGCGCGTTCGAGGGGGTGGACCTGGACGAGGGCGAACTCCGCTCCCTGGTGGCCCAGTTCCAGCTGCCGCCGCATGTCGTACGCTCCGCGGCAGCCGCCGTACACCGCCGGCTGCCGCACGAGGACGAACTGGACGCCGCCGAACTCGCCTGGCGCGCCGGGCTCGACGAGGCGCGGACCGGCATGGACGAGCTGGGGCGGCGGATCACGCCGCAGGCCGGCTGGGGCGACCTGGTGCTGCACGAGCGGCAGACGAGCGTGCTGCGCGAGATCGTCGCGCACGTGCGGCAGCGGGCAACCGTGCACCAGGAGTGGGGGTTCGCGGCCACCCTGCGCCGCGGCCTCGGCGTGACCGCGATGTTCGCGGGCGGCTCCGGCACCGGCAAGACGCTGGCCGCCGAGGTCATGGCGAAGGAACTCGGCCTCGACCTGTTCGTCATCGATCTGTCGCAGGTGGTCAGCAAGTACATCGGCGAGACCGAGAAGAACCTCCGCCGGGTCTTCGACGCCGCCGAACGCGGCGGCGCGCTCCTCCTGTTCGACGAGGCCGACGCGCTGTTCGGCAAGCGCAGCGAGGTCAAGGACAGCCACGACCGGTACGCCAACCTCGAGGTCAGCTATCTGCTGATGCGGATGGAGGCCTACCGGGGCCTGGCGATCCTCACCACCAACATGAAGAACGCCCTCGACACGGCCTTCCTGCGGCGCATCCGCTTCGTCGTCGACTTCCCCTTCCCGGCCGAGCACGAGCGCGCCGAGATCTGGCGCCGCGTGCTGCCGCCGCAGGCCCCGGTGAAGGACATCGACGCGGCGCTTCTCGCCCAGCTCACCGTCGCCGGCGGCTCGATCCGCAACATCGCCCTGTCCGGGGCCTTCCTGGCCGCCGAGGAGGGCGACCGGCTGCAGATGCGGCACATGCTCGCCGCCGCCCGCACCGAGTACCTGAAGCTGGAGCGCTCGCTGACGCCCTCGGAGGTGCGCGGATGGGTGTGAGTCTCCCGCGGGACCACTCGCGGAAGCAGTCGCGGGACCAGGAGCCCTCGGCGATCCGTGTGGAGATCGGGGAGCTGGTGCTCGACGGCTTCCGGGCGGATCCGGAGCGCGTCTCGGCCGCCTTCGAGAGCGAACTGATCCGGTTGGTACGGCTGCACGGCGTGCCCCTGGCCGCGGACGGTCCGCTCGCGGTCGACGCGCTGTCCGGACTGCCGCCCCTGCACGCCGGACTGTCCGCGCGACGCCTCGGGCAGGAGCTGGCACGTGCCGTGCACGAAGGGCTGAGCGGTCACGGGGAGGTGAGCCGGTGAGCTCGCAGACCCAGGACTCCCGTGCGGAGCAGTCCGCCGAGCAGCGGCGCCGCAAGCGCAAGGAGCGGGCCGCCAAGTCCCGTGCGCCCGAGCCGAAGAACATCGTCAGCGGCGCCGGACAGCCCCTCGACCCGGGGCTGCGGCGGGAGTTGGAGGAGCAGCTCGGTCACGATCTGGGCCGGGTACGGCTGCACACCGGCCGGGACGCCGGGCAGCTGACCGAGCTGCTCGGGGCTGACGCGGTCGCGGTCGGCCAGGACGTCTTCTTCCGCGAGGGCGCCTACCGGCCCGGCACCGACGAGGGCCGCCGGCTGCTCACCCACGAGCTGCAGCACACGGTGCAGAACCCGCACGGCCTCGGCGCGCTGCGGGCCGGCCGCGAACTCGGTGCGGTGAGCCTGCCGCAGCAGGCCATCGAGCGGGAAGCGGAGGCGGCCGCCCAGGCCCTCGTGCAGCCTGATGTCTCTTCGGAAGTTCCGCAGGTCGAGGAGGGGCAGGCCACACCCGGCTGGCTGCGCTACGCCACGGTCGACGCCGACCGGATGCGCGCCGAGGCCGTCGACCCGGCGACCCTCGTGGACCGGCTCGCGGGCAACGTGCTGCGCTCCCTGCGTGGCGACCCGACCGACGCCTCCGGCCGCGTACGGCTCCAACTGGCGCGAATGTCGGAGGAGCTGGAGGACGCGGTCGTCGACCGCCTCGAGAACCGTCTGCTGACACCCGAGTACGACCGTCTCCTGGAGATCGCCGACCAGGCCCGCCCCGGCCCGGTCGAACTCCAGCCCGCCGAGACGCCGTTGCCCGAGATCGACCTCTTCGAAGAGCTCGGCGTCGAACGCACCCAGTGGCAGAAGAAGCAGGAGTCCGACCGGGGCGCGAACGAGAAGCGCGCCGCCGACGCCCGCGAGGAATCGCGGGACGCCGAGGCCCGTGACCAGAAGAGCGGCAGCGACCGCAGCCGGGCCCGCTCGGACGCCGCCACCGAGGAGCAGGACGCCGCCCGGCGCACGGAACGGGAGGACGAGCGCAACGCCTCCCGGCAGCAGGCGCGCGAGGAGGAGCAGC
This window contains:
- a CDS encoding TIGR04222 domain-containing membrane protein, with amino-acid sequence MFWLLFLLMACAAAFLSCARLCLAAAHAAHSEPAGGGAHELTLYEAAFLSGGPFRVADLTLVSMARSRRLLLAHTGWATVVDPVGGDDIERSVIGAIGPDGQSRIGAVRRATAAADAVRTLADRLVAAGLAVPDGARGGVAGAVRQVRAAALAVVVLAGVSLTMPGGEPGDGVLVAAWFALPLILTLSCLAIARFEVHPYTRWASPTGQRLIGALPRGVRDGVGEAALLTAVAVHGVRAVSDPALREAFGTAQRGH
- a CDS encoding DUF4142 domain-containing protein; amino-acid sequence: MRTRFVNGTGLIVAGLVTTLAALVFPVWSYADRSGTGVDLLDEGTVSTRFGPLSALDREFVTKVRLAGLWELPAGQQAEARGTGTAVRTAGEHLVEGHTFLDARVREVAARLGLELPNQPNSQQQHWLSELSAAHGDDYERKFANILRRAHGKVFSLVAQVRATTRNSLVRDLADDANKTVLDHIKVLESTGLVDFDALARDAAGASTPPETRSPAPPGPVASPAPPTPLTPSPSFPLPPAASRPKP
- a CDS encoding DUF692 domain-containing protein; translated protein: MQRIERLGTGIGWRPEIAEAVEAMPGIDWVEAVAENVCPGHVPDSLLRLRERGVTVVPHGVSLGLGGADRPDEGRLADLAARAETLGSPLVTEHIAFVRAGGALTASQPLEAGHLLPVPRTRDALDVLCENIRIAQDALPVPLAVENIAALFSWPGEEMTEGQFLYELVERTGVHLLIDVANLHTNHVNRGEDPAKALGELPVEAIAYVHVAGGFERDGVWHDSHAHPVPRPVLDILADLASRVSPPGVLLERDENFPAPQELERELDEIRGTLTTAPAEGRTVRPSSDTASRDAGAPQGTDPARQRLALAQAALLSALVAGTPAPEGFDRVRLKVQSRALCAKRADVVAKVAPELPEILGPAAYRPAFLSYAQCRPMTGGYRRDALDFAEHLLDSGGPGDAGARRELERWWRERSGPTPPAARPGARLARAARSALHRGRPALRSA
- a CDS encoding phage tail sheath subtilisin-like domain-containing protein, translated to MPTNAVSAARPTYPGVYVEELPSTTRAISAVTTSVTAFVGHTRRGPLNEPVRVSGFAEFERRFGGLSAQSPLAYAVHQFFGNGGSVAVIVRVAKAGSGKTACVVLESTDGRSESQVLEVHAKEPGVWGNSLRVAVDYDTACPDETFNLRVHDARGDARESFTGLSMDAGSGTYAPTVINAGSRLIRVDAVGEGRPDPSGTVSKPFGHELPDPAVDVTVKIGDVEREFTLYDADCDGEAPSSVAELALLLERKLRALPDAPGRHAFAGVEVTAFGRRLQVVAGSTDPEDVVRFLGECANDLGLEASVNPPVFPLEGGEDGEAPGPRDLIGSEADKTGIQALRGVADVNLLSLPELASYEKTEDALTVLSAAQRLCEERRIFLLVDAPATWVSVDSARAGLSAFDAVRGNHAGLYFPHLQLTDPLTGRLRAFPPSGAVAGVIARTDAERGVWKAPAGTEAQLVGVRSLTVDLTDRETGLLNPLGVNCLRTFPLAGPLVWGARTLEGSDALDSAWKYVPVRRLALHVEESLQRGLQWVVFEPNDESLWQQIRLSASSYLHTLFRQGAFKGSTPREAYFVKCDSETTTDEDVANGIVNVLVGIAPVRPAEFVVVKIQQTSGQFAL
- a CDS encoding phage tail protein — translated: MAEFTVNAHRFDPYKNFKFLVLWDGRTVAGISKISPLKRTTEVVKHRNGGDPSSPRKSPGRSEFEGITLERGVTHDPEFDRWANKVWQVGAGLGSEVSLADFRKDLVIQVLNEAGQVAVSHKLYRTWPSEYQVLGELDANANAVAIQSLKLECEGWERDYEVPEPEEPSFLNPA
- a CDS encoding DUF4255 domain-containing protein, which translates into the protein MSNALALAHVTQALALLLESNLGPEIDMAVKVEPRKPPADPPTEPTISVFLYQVTPDTSQRNNDLPTRAADGTLVKRPVAALDLHFLITAYGDETELVGQRLIGSVVRALHEIPVLPKDIIELAGERPYLAGSDLAESAQRVRFTPTVMDVDETSKLWGMLYQTPYTLSVVYQAALVLIDGRETPVVGKPVKRPEVRVLPFGAPGAPVPPGAETAPDVTSNEPSPGDVVKQEPEPPARPSAKKAAKAPAKAVAKSPAKAPARTRKTAPRAAKPAQE
- a CDS encoding ATP-binding protein, whose product is MGTYEQSTADAGPGGATLTAEIRRVLARVDAHAARVTEESGGAPGADLATAPGGPGTAPLDALVSCFSITPFERDLVLLAAAHELEPTTAARCAAACGDPERTYPTFSLALAALAEPHWSALTPVAPLRRWRIVELDDESRLTTSRLRLDERILHFLLGSPYLDARLHGQLRRTPAPQELTPSYDLAASRLAEGWATAADSDAPLVEVTGGDLRSRADLAAAAAARSGLGLYSMSAEDVPSDPAERDRLARLWQREAVLLPSALLVEVGELDRDQRAATESFLAGAAVPVLVSSEDPLRSERSYAARVVVPRLDDEEQLGLWTGAFEGVDLDEGELRSLVAQFQLPPHVVRSAAAAVHRRLPHEDELDAAELAWRAGLDEARTGMDELGRRITPQAGWGDLVLHERQTSVLREIVAHVRQRATVHQEWGFAATLRRGLGVTAMFAGGSGTGKTLAAEVMAKELGLDLFVIDLSQVVSKYIGETEKNLRRVFDAAERGGALLLFDEADALFGKRSEVKDSHDRYANLEVSYLLMRMEAYRGLAILTTNMKNALDTAFLRRIRFVVDFPFPAEHERAEIWRRVLPPQAPVKDIDAALLAQLTVAGGSIRNIALSGAFLAAEEGDRLQMRHMLAAARTEYLKLERSLTPSEVRGWV